One genomic region from Pseudomonas sp. R5-89-07 encodes:
- a CDS encoding DUF4398 domain-containing protein, with product MELKTMKTSTAKSSFNHLRGLKLAALAIGTSFILAGCAGNPPTEQYAVTQSAVNSAVSAGGTEFAAVEMKSAQDKLKEAEIAMHDKNYDKARQLAEQAEWDARVAERKAQAAKAEQAVKDSQKAVDELRKEGMRPAAIQQK from the coding sequence ATGGAGTTGAAGACGATGAAGACCAGCACTGCCAAATCCTCGTTTAACCACCTGCGCGGGCTTAAATTGGCCGCGCTGGCAATCGGCACCAGCTTCATCCTGGCTGGTTGCGCCGGCAACCCGCCGACCGAGCAATACGCAGTGACCCAGTCAGCGGTCAACAGCGCGGTCAGCGCCGGCGGCACCGAGTTCGCAGCCGTGGAAATGAAGTCGGCCCAGGACAAGCTCAAAGAAGCCGAAATCGCCATGCATGACAAGAACTACGACAAAGCTCGTCAGTTGGCTGAACAAGCCGAGTGGGACGCTCGTGTTGCTGAGCGTAAAGCCCAGGCTGCCAAGGCTGAGCAAGCGGTGAAGGATTCCCAGAAAGCAGTTGACGAGTTGCGTAAGGAAGGCATGCGCCCGGCTGCTATCCAGCAGAAGTAA
- a CDS encoding pilin assembly protein has translation MKIRDLPQHWEETAKGQLTKTQYAIHLDVEAAARLAALAEMYPKRHTEELLGELIGAALEELEASFPYIKGQQVIATDEEGDPLYEDVGATPRFLTLSRRYLHDLSASADEQKH, from the coding sequence ATGAAGATTCGAGACTTGCCCCAGCATTGGGAAGAAACCGCCAAGGGTCAGCTGACCAAAACCCAATACGCGATCCATCTGGATGTAGAGGCCGCCGCAAGGCTGGCCGCCCTCGCCGAGATGTACCCCAAGCGCCACACCGAGGAACTGCTCGGCGAACTGATCGGCGCTGCCCTCGAAGAGCTGGAAGCCAGCTTTCCCTACATCAAGGGACAGCAGGTGATTGCCACTGATGAGGAAGGTGATCCGCTGTATGAAGACGTCGGGGCCACCCCGCGATTTCTTACCCTATCGCGCCGATATCTGCATGATTTGTCAGCGAGTGCTGACGAACAGAAGCACTGA